A part of Miscanthus floridulus cultivar M001 chromosome 6, ASM1932011v1, whole genome shotgun sequence genomic DNA contains:
- the LOC136459794 gene encoding UDP-glycosyltransferase TURAN-like isoform X4 yields MAVGGCASMAGRLVESAALLLGLHLFRVPRPDVFVVQNPPSVPTLAAVKLASWLRGAKFIVDWHNFGYTLLGLSHGRSHIIVKIYFWFEKHFGQMADGAFCVTKAMQHELAQNWGIRATVLYDQSPDFFHPASLMEKHGLFSRLGNSICSAMGNADCISVGMFFLQLTRVF; encoded by the exons ATGGCCGTGGGTGGCTGCGCCAGCATGGCCGGTAGGCTCGTGGAGTCGGCAGCGCTCCTTCTTGGTCTCCATCTCTTTCGTGTACCTCGCCCTGATGTATTTGTTGTTCAG AATCCACCCTCTGTCCCAACACTGGCTGCTGTAAAACTGGCAAGCTGGCTGAGAGGTGCTAAATTTATTGTGGATTGGCATAACTTTGGATATACATTGCTGGGGTTGTCGCATGGCAGAAGTCACATTATAGTCAAAATATATTTCTG GTTTGAGAAGCACTTTGGGCAGATGGCTGATGGTGCCTTTTGTGTTACAAAAGCAATGCAGCATGAGCTTGCTCAAAATTGGGGAATCAG GGCGACAGTTCTTTATGATCAATCTCCTGATTTTTTCCACCCTGCTTCATTGATGGAGAAACATGGg TTGTTTAGCAGGCTAGGGAATTCCATCTGTAGTGCTATGGGCAATGCTGATTGCATATCAGTGGGTATGTTTTTTCTTCAGTTAACCAGAGTATTTTGA
- the LOC136459794 gene encoding UDP-glycosyltransferase TURAN-like isoform X2: protein MAEATERRKRAAVVVLGDIGRSPRMQYHSLSLANQNPPSVPTLAAVKLASWLRGAKFIVDWHNFGYTLLGLSHGRSHIIVKIYFWFEKHFGQMADGAFCVTKAMQHELAQNWGIRATVLYDQSPDFFHPASLMEKHGLFSRLGNSICSAMGNADCISVASIGGDVEPCRRVAGIACRAIPTWTVAGIARWGVPPLTVAVSRLRSRFYVLNL from the exons atggcggagGCGACGGAGAGGAGGAAGCGCGCGGCAGTCGTGGTACTGGGCGACATCGGTCGCAGCCCGCGGATGCAATACCACTCCCTCTCGCTCGCTAACCAG AATCCACCCTCTGTCCCAACACTGGCTGCTGTAAAACTGGCAAGCTGGCTGAGAGGTGCTAAATTTATTGTGGATTGGCATAACTTTGGATATACATTGCTGGGGTTGTCGCATGGCAGAAGTCACATTATAGTCAAAATATATTTCTG GTTTGAGAAGCACTTTGGGCAGATGGCTGATGGTGCCTTTTGTGTTACAAAAGCAATGCAGCATGAGCTTGCTCAAAATTGGGGAATCAG GGCGACAGTTCTTTATGATCAATCTCCTGATTTTTTCCACCCTGCTTCATTGATGGAGAAACATGGg TTGTTTAGCAGGCTAGGGAATTCCATCTGTAGTGCTATGGGCAATGCTGATTGCATATCAGTGG catcaatcgggggcgacgtcgaaccatgtcgaagggtcgccggcatcgcatgtcgggccatccccacctggaccgtcgccgggatcgcacgctggggcgtcccacccctcacagtcgccgtgagccgccttcggagtcgtttttatgtattgaacttgtga
- the LOC136459794 gene encoding UDP-glycosyltransferase TURAN-like isoform X3 — translation MAVGGCASMAGRLVESAALLLGLHLFRVPRPDVFVVQNPPSVPTLAAVKLASWLRGAKFIVDWHNFGYTLLGLSHGRSHIIVKIYFWFEKHFGQMADGAFCVTKAMQHELAQNWGIRATVLYDQSPDFFHPASLMEKHGHQSGATSNHVEGSPASHVGPSPPGPSPGSHAGASHPSQSP, via the exons ATGGCCGTGGGTGGCTGCGCCAGCATGGCCGGTAGGCTCGTGGAGTCGGCAGCGCTCCTTCTTGGTCTCCATCTCTTTCGTGTACCTCGCCCTGATGTATTTGTTGTTCAG AATCCACCCTCTGTCCCAACACTGGCTGCTGTAAAACTGGCAAGCTGGCTGAGAGGTGCTAAATTTATTGTGGATTGGCATAACTTTGGATATACATTGCTGGGGTTGTCGCATGGCAGAAGTCACATTATAGTCAAAATATATTTCTG GTTTGAGAAGCACTTTGGGCAGATGGCTGATGGTGCCTTTTGTGTTACAAAAGCAATGCAGCATGAGCTTGCTCAAAATTGGGGAATCAG GGCGACAGTTCTTTATGATCAATCTCCTGATTTTTTCCACCCTGCTTCATTGATGGAGAAACATGGg catcaatcgggggcgacgtcgaaccatgtcgaagggtcgccggcatcgcatgtcgggccatccccacctggaccgtcgccgggatcgcacgctggggcgtcccacccctcacagtcgccgtga
- the LOC136459794 gene encoding UDP-glycosyltransferase TURAN-like isoform X6, with product MAVGGCASMAGRLVESAALLLGLHLFRVPRPDVFVVQNPPSVPTLAAVKLASWLRGAKFIVDWHNFGYTLLGLSHGRSHIIVKIYFWFEKHFGQMADGAFCVTKAMQHELAQNWGIRATVLYDQSPDFFHPASLMEKHGAREFHL from the exons ATGGCCGTGGGTGGCTGCGCCAGCATGGCCGGTAGGCTCGTGGAGTCGGCAGCGCTCCTTCTTGGTCTCCATCTCTTTCGTGTACCTCGCCCTGATGTATTTGTTGTTCAG AATCCACCCTCTGTCCCAACACTGGCTGCTGTAAAACTGGCAAGCTGGCTGAGAGGTGCTAAATTTATTGTGGATTGGCATAACTTTGGATATACATTGCTGGGGTTGTCGCATGGCAGAAGTCACATTATAGTCAAAATATATTTCTG GTTTGAGAAGCACTTTGGGCAGATGGCTGATGGTGCCTTTTGTGTTACAAAAGCAATGCAGCATGAGCTTGCTCAAAATTGGGGAATCAG GGCGACAGTTCTTTATGATCAATCTCCTGATTTTTTCCACCCTGCTTCATTGATGGAGAAACATGGg GCTAGGGAATTCCATCTGTAG
- the LOC136459794 gene encoding UDP-glycosyltransferase TURAN-like isoform X5: MAVGGCASMAGRLVESAALLLGLHLFRVPRPDVFVVQNPPSVPTLAAVKLASWLRGAKFIVDWHNFGYTLLGLSHGRSHIIVKIYFWFEKHFGQMADGAFCVTKAMQHELAQNWGIRATVLYDQSPDFFHPASLMEKHGQAREFHL, from the exons ATGGCCGTGGGTGGCTGCGCCAGCATGGCCGGTAGGCTCGTGGAGTCGGCAGCGCTCCTTCTTGGTCTCCATCTCTTTCGTGTACCTCGCCCTGATGTATTTGTTGTTCAG AATCCACCCTCTGTCCCAACACTGGCTGCTGTAAAACTGGCAAGCTGGCTGAGAGGTGCTAAATTTATTGTGGATTGGCATAACTTTGGATATACATTGCTGGGGTTGTCGCATGGCAGAAGTCACATTATAGTCAAAATATATTTCTG GTTTGAGAAGCACTTTGGGCAGATGGCTGATGGTGCCTTTTGTGTTACAAAAGCAATGCAGCATGAGCTTGCTCAAAATTGGGGAATCAG GGCGACAGTTCTTTATGATCAATCTCCTGATTTTTTCCACCCTGCTTCATTGATGGAGAAACATGGg CAGGCTAGGGAATTCCATCTGTAG
- the LOC136459794 gene encoding UDP-glycosyltransferase TURAN-like isoform X1, with protein sequence MAVGGCASMAGRLVESAALLLGLHLFRVPRPDVFVVQNPPSVPTLAAVKLASWLRGAKFIVDWHNFGYTLLGLSHGRSHIIVKIYFWFEKHFGQMADGAFCVTKAMQHELAQNWGIRATVLYDQSPDFFHPASLMEKHGLFSRLGNSICSAMGNADCISVASIGGDVEPCRRVAGIACRAIPTWTVAGIARWGVPPLTVAVSRLRSRFYVLNL encoded by the exons ATGGCCGTGGGTGGCTGCGCCAGCATGGCCGGTAGGCTCGTGGAGTCGGCAGCGCTCCTTCTTGGTCTCCATCTCTTTCGTGTACCTCGCCCTGATGTATTTGTTGTTCAG AATCCACCCTCTGTCCCAACACTGGCTGCTGTAAAACTGGCAAGCTGGCTGAGAGGTGCTAAATTTATTGTGGATTGGCATAACTTTGGATATACATTGCTGGGGTTGTCGCATGGCAGAAGTCACATTATAGTCAAAATATATTTCTG GTTTGAGAAGCACTTTGGGCAGATGGCTGATGGTGCCTTTTGTGTTACAAAAGCAATGCAGCATGAGCTTGCTCAAAATTGGGGAATCAG GGCGACAGTTCTTTATGATCAATCTCCTGATTTTTTCCACCCTGCTTCATTGATGGAGAAACATGGg TTGTTTAGCAGGCTAGGGAATTCCATCTGTAGTGCTATGGGCAATGCTGATTGCATATCAGTGG catcaatcgggggcgacgtcgaaccatgtcgaagggtcgccggcatcgcatgtcgggccatccccacctggaccgtcgccgggatcgcacgctggggcgtcccacccctcacagtcgccgtgagccgccttcggagtcgtttttatgtattgaacttgtga